In the genome of Streptomyces sp. V2I9, one region contains:
- a CDS encoding alpha-1,4-glucan--maltose-1-phosphate maltosyltransferase, protein MIGRIPVLDVRPLVDCGRRAVKAVVGETFQVSATVFREGHDAVAANVVLRDPGGRVGPWTPMRELAPGTDRWGTDITPDSEGRWTYTVEAWSDPVTTWRHHAAIKIPAGIDTDLVLAEGAALLERAAAGVPKKHGREAVLAAVDALRDTAHPAGARLAAALTPAAEAVLARYPLRELVTRSKPLAVRVERERALFGSWYELFPRSEGAKRVPVDPADTSPDAPTRLVSGTFRTAAERLPAVAAMGFDVVYLPPVHPIGTTHRKGPNNSLTPGEHDPGVPWAIGSADGGHDAVHPELGTLEDFDHFVSVARNLRMEIALDFALQCSPDHPWVKEHPDWFHHRLDGSIAYAENPPKKYQDIYPIAFDKDMRGLVAETVRILRFWMDRGVRIFRVDNPHTKPVVFWEKVIEEINGADPDVIFLAEAFTRPAMMRTLGAIGFQQSYTYFTWRNTRQELTEYVTELAGDAASYMRPNFFVNTPDILPGYLQEGGRPAFEARAVLAATLSPSWGVYAGFELCENTPAKPGSEEYLNSEKYELRPRDWESAEREGRTLTPLITSLNRIRRRNPALRQLRDVHFHHADNDALLVYSKRSGSNTVLVVVNLDPHHTQEATVSLDMERLGLSRHERVPVRDELTGDTYHWGRTFYVRLEPGVTPAHIAVLRPSPPTGGSPTP, encoded by the coding sequence ATGATCGGTCGTATTCCCGTCCTGGACGTCCGTCCTCTCGTCGACTGCGGCAGACGGGCGGTGAAGGCCGTCGTCGGTGAGACCTTCCAGGTCAGTGCCACCGTCTTCCGCGAAGGCCATGACGCGGTGGCCGCCAACGTCGTGCTGCGCGATCCGGGCGGGCGGGTCGGTCCGTGGACCCCGATGCGCGAGCTGGCCCCGGGCACGGACCGGTGGGGGACGGACATCACCCCGGACTCCGAGGGCCGCTGGACGTACACGGTGGAGGCGTGGAGCGATCCGGTCACCACCTGGCGCCACCACGCCGCGATCAAGATCCCGGCGGGCATCGACACGGACCTGGTGCTGGCGGAAGGCGCCGCGCTGCTGGAGCGGGCCGCCGCGGGCGTGCCCAAGAAGCACGGCCGCGAGGCCGTGCTCGCGGCGGTGGACGCGCTGCGCGACACCGCCCACCCGGCCGGGGCCCGGCTCGCCGCGGCGCTGACCCCGGCGGCCGAGGCGGTCCTCGCCCGGTATCCGCTGCGCGAACTGGTCACCCGGTCCAAGCCGCTGGCGGTCCGGGTGGAGCGCGAGCGGGCGCTGTTCGGGTCGTGGTACGAGCTGTTCCCCCGCTCGGAGGGGGCGAAGCGGGTGCCGGTGGACCCGGCCGACACCTCGCCCGACGCCCCGACCCGGCTGGTCAGCGGCACGTTCCGGACGGCGGCCGAGCGGCTGCCCGCGGTCGCCGCCATGGGGTTCGACGTGGTCTATCTGCCGCCGGTCCACCCCATCGGGACGACCCACCGCAAGGGGCCGAACAACAGCCTGACGCCCGGTGAGCACGATCCGGGGGTGCCGTGGGCGATCGGTTCGGCGGACGGCGGGCACGACGCGGTCCACCCGGAGCTGGGCACGCTGGAGGACTTCGACCACTTCGTGTCGGTGGCCCGCAACCTGCGGATGGAGATCGCGCTGGACTTCGCACTCCAGTGCTCGCCGGACCACCCGTGGGTCAAGGAGCACCCGGACTGGTTCCACCACCGCCTCGACGGGTCGATCGCGTACGCCGAGAACCCGCCGAAGAAGTACCAGGACATCTACCCGATCGCCTTCGACAAGGACATGCGCGGTCTGGTGGCGGAGACGGTGCGCATCCTGCGCTTCTGGATGGACCGCGGGGTGCGGATCTTCCGGGTCGACAATCCGCACACCAAGCCGGTGGTGTTCTGGGAGAAGGTGATCGAGGAGATCAACGGCGCCGACCCCGACGTCATCTTCCTGGCGGAGGCGTTCACCCGACCCGCGATGATGCGCACGCTCGGCGCGATCGGCTTCCAGCAGTCGTACACGTACTTCACCTGGCGCAACACCCGGCAGGAGCTGACGGAGTACGTCACGGAGCTGGCCGGGGACGCCGCCTCGTACATGCGGCCCAACTTCTTCGTGAACACCCCCGACATCCTTCCCGGCTACCTCCAGGAGGGCGGCCGTCCGGCCTTCGAGGCGCGGGCGGTGCTGGCCGCGACACTGTCCCCCTCGTGGGGCGTTTACGCGGGGTTCGAGCTGTGCGAGAACACCCCGGCCAAGCCGGGGAGCGAGGAGTACCTGAACTCGGAGAAGTACGAACTGCGCCCGAGGGACTGGGAGTCGGCGGAACGCGAAGGCCGGACGCTGACGCCCCTGATCACCTCGCTGAACCGGATCCGCCGGCGTAACCCCGCTCTGCGGCAGCTGCGCGACGTCCACTTCCACCACGCCGACAACGACGCGCTGCTCGTCTACAGCAAGCGCTCCGGATCGAACACCGTTCTGGTGGTCGTGAACCTCGACCCGCACCACACCCAGGAGGCCACGGTCTCGTTGGACATGGAGCGGCTCGGCCTTTCCCGGCACGAGCGCGTACCGGTGCGCGACGAGCTCACCGGCGATACCTACCACTGGGGCAGGACCTTCTATGTGCGCCTGGAGCCGGGCGTCACGCCTGCGCACATCGCGGTCCTGCGACCGTCCCCGCCGACCGGAGGGTCACCCACACCATGA
- the glgP gene encoding alpha-glucan family phosphorylase — protein MKAIRRLTVRPVLPEPLRPLHDLARNLRWSWHTETRELFRSADPEGWRPADADPVRLLGSLSAGRLAELAGDEEYLGRLAAASADLAEYLDGPRWYQEQRAAGAELPSAIAYFSPEFGVTAALPQYSGGLGILAGDHLKAASDLGVPLIGVGLLYRHGYFRQTLSRDGWQQEHYPVLDPDELPLDLVREADGTPARVVLALPGGRSLHACIRLARVGRVPLLLLDSDVEENAPGERDVTDRLYGGGSDHRLLQEMLLGIGGVRAVRIWCRITGTPEPEVFHTNEGHAGFLGLERIRELASDGLDFEAALETVRAGTVFTTHTPVPAGIDRFDRGLVARHFGDDGELPNVPVEKVLALGTETYPGGEPDLFNMAVMGLRLAQRANGVSTLHGAVSREMFSGLWPGFDPAEVPITSVTNGVHAPTWVAPEVFRLGAGQVGEDRAHRVLSGGPVADGATASGSTPRRWGAVTGIGDQEIWDLRRDLRGQLVTEVRRRLYASWRRRGAGTAELGWIDGVLDPDVLTIGFARRVPSYKRLTLMLRDRDRLRALLLHPTHPIQIVVAGKAHPADDGGKRLVQELVRFADDPRVRHRIVFLPDYGMGMAQKLYPGCDVWLNNPLRPLEACGTSGMKAALNGCLNLSVRDGWWDEWFDPDFGWEIPTADGSSVDEDRRDELEANALYALIEDRVAPRFYDRGAEGLPDRWIEMVRSTLVNLGPKVLAGRMVREYVERLYAPAARSRRALEPAAARDLAAWKARVRAAWQGVSVDHVESVTDTAEGGSAELGSTLALRARIALGGLGPDDVEVQVVAGRVDSGDAIADAQVFPLKPAGGQDLEDRWLFEGPLALDRTGPYGYTVRVLPAHPLLASGAELGLVALPAEAVGEGAGVLMR, from the coding sequence GTGAAGGCCATTCGTCGACTCACCGTGCGTCCTGTCCTCCCCGAACCCCTCCGACCCCTCCACGACCTCGCGCGCAACCTGCGCTGGTCGTGGCACACCGAGACCCGTGAGCTCTTCCGGTCCGCCGACCCCGAGGGGTGGCGGCCCGCGGACGCCGACCCCGTACGCCTGCTCGGTTCGCTGTCCGCCGGGCGGCTCGCCGAACTGGCCGGGGACGAGGAGTACCTCGGCCGCCTCGCCGCGGCCTCCGCCGACCTCGCGGAGTATCTGGACGGCCCCCGCTGGTACCAGGAGCAGCGGGCCGCCGGAGCCGAACTCCCGTCCGCCATCGCCTACTTCTCGCCGGAGTTCGGCGTCACCGCCGCACTGCCCCAGTACAGCGGGGGCCTCGGCATCCTGGCCGGCGACCACCTCAAGGCCGCCAGCGACCTCGGCGTCCCGCTCATCGGCGTCGGACTCCTCTACCGCCACGGCTACTTCCGCCAGACCCTCTCGCGCGACGGCTGGCAGCAGGAGCACTATCCCGTTCTCGACCCCGACGAACTCCCGCTCGACCTCGTCCGCGAAGCGGACGGCACCCCGGCGCGCGTCGTCCTCGCCCTCCCCGGCGGACGCTCGCTGCACGCCTGTATCCGGCTCGCCCGCGTCGGCCGGGTGCCGCTCCTCCTCCTGGACTCCGACGTCGAGGAGAACGCCCCCGGCGAACGCGACGTCACCGACCGGCTGTACGGCGGCGGCAGCGACCACCGCCTGCTCCAGGAGATGCTGCTCGGCATCGGCGGCGTGCGCGCGGTCCGCATCTGGTGTCGGATCACCGGCACCCCCGAACCGGAGGTGTTCCACACCAACGAGGGCCACGCCGGCTTCCTCGGCCTGGAGCGCATCCGCGAACTGGCCTCCGACGGGCTCGACTTCGAGGCCGCACTCGAAACCGTTCGGGCCGGAACCGTCTTCACCACCCACACCCCGGTGCCCGCCGGGATAGACCGTTTCGACCGGGGGCTCGTCGCCCGCCACTTCGGCGACGACGGTGAACTGCCCAACGTACCCGTGGAGAAGGTGCTCGCGCTCGGCACCGAGACCTACCCCGGCGGCGAGCCCGACCTGTTCAACATGGCCGTGATGGGCCTGAGGCTCGCCCAGCGCGCCAACGGCGTCTCCACCCTCCACGGGGCGGTCAGCCGGGAGATGTTCTCCGGGCTGTGGCCGGGCTTCGACCCCGCCGAGGTGCCGATCACCTCCGTCACGAACGGCGTCCACGCCCCCACCTGGGTCGCCCCCGAGGTGTTCCGGCTCGGCGCGGGCCAGGTCGGTGAGGACCGCGCCCACCGGGTGCTGTCCGGCGGTCCGGTGGCCGACGGGGCGACCGCGTCCGGCTCCACGCCCCGCCGCTGGGGCGCGGTGACCGGCATCGGCGACCAGGAGATCTGGGACCTGCGCCGGGACCTGCGCGGCCAACTGGTCACCGAGGTCCGCCGCCGCCTCTACGCCTCCTGGCGGCGGCGCGGCGCGGGCACCGCCGAGCTGGGCTGGATCGACGGCGTCCTCGACCCGGACGTCCTGACCATCGGCTTCGCCCGGCGCGTCCCGTCGTACAAGCGGCTCACGCTCATGCTGCGCGACCGCGACCGGCTGCGCGCGCTGCTGCTGCACCCCACGCACCCGATCCAGATCGTCGTCGCGGGCAAGGCCCACCCCGCCGACGACGGAGGGAAGCGGCTGGTGCAGGAGCTGGTGCGGTTCGCGGACGACCCGCGCGTACGCCACCGCATCGTCTTCCTCCCCGACTACGGCATGGGCATGGCGCAGAAGCTCTATCCGGGCTGCGACGTCTGGCTCAACAACCCGCTGCGCCCACTGGAGGCGTGCGGCACGAGCGGGATGAAGGCGGCGCTCAACGGGTGCCTCAACCTGTCCGTGCGCGACGGCTGGTGGGACGAGTGGTTCGACCCGGACTTCGGCTGGGAGATCCCGACCGCCGACGGTTCGTCGGTCGACGAGGACCGCCGGGACGAGCTGGAGGCGAACGCCCTGTACGCCCTGATCGAGGACCGGGTCGCCCCGCGCTTCTACGACCGGGGTGCGGAGGGGCTGCCGGACCGGTGGATCGAGATGGTCCGCTCGACCCTGGTCAACCTGGGGCCGAAGGTGCTGGCGGGGCGGATGGTCCGCGAGTACGTGGAACGGCTCTACGCCCCCGCAGCCCGGTCCCGGCGCGCCCTGGAGCCCGCCGCCGCGCGGGACCTCGCCGCCTGGAAGGCCAGGGTCCGGGCGGCCTGGCAGGGTGTCTCGGTCGACCACGTGGAATCGGTGACGGACACCGCCGAGGGCGGCTCGGCGGAGCTCGGGTCCACCCTCGCGCTGCGGGCGCGGATCGCGCTCGGCGGGCTCGGCCCGGACGACGTGGAGGTGCAGGTGGTCGCCGGCCGGGTCGACTCCGGCGACGCCATCGCGGACGCCCAGGTCTTCCCGCTGAAGCCGGCGGGCGGCCAGGACCTGGAGGACCGCTGGCTGTTCGAGGGGCCGCTCGCGCTGGACCGGACGGGGCCGTACGGCTACACGGTGCGCGTCCTGCCCGCCCATCCGCTGCTGGCCTCCGGCGCCGAACTGGGCCTGGTCGCGCTGCCGGCCGAGGCGGTGGGGGAGGGCGCGGGCGTGCTGATGCGCTGA
- a CDS encoding M4 family metallopeptidase: MRSTPSRRATATGALIAAAALIAVAVPSGAATATSGPASAPRGGITAGTKADPGALPAKLTPAQRAELLSEANATKAATAKELGLGSTEKLVVRDVAQDRDGTTHTRYERTLDGLPVLGGDLVVKESPAGRTEGVSKASKATSAQLKAVGLSADVAPAAAEKQALGAAKAEGSTAKKASQAPRKVVWLGGGSPQLAYETVVGGLQHDGTPNELHVLTDATSGEKLYEWQAVHNGTGNTQYNGQVTLGTAPSYTLTDTTRGNHKTYNLNRGTSGTGTLFSGPDDVWGDGTPQNAETAGADAHYGAAETWDYYKNVHGRSGIRGDGVGAYSRVHYGNNYVNAFWQDTCFCMTYGDGDGNVKPLTSLDVAAHEMTHGLTSVTAKLVYSGESGGLNEATSDIFAAGVEFHSDTAQDPGDYLVGEKIDIRGNGTPLRYMDKPSKDGSSKDYWYSGIGNVDVHYSSGPANHWFYLLSEGSGAKTVNGVSYDSPTSDGLPVTGIGRDKALQIWFKALTTKFTSTTNYAAARTGTLAVAGELYGATSPEYAAVAHAWAGINVGARPGGGNPDPGGKVFENNTPVDIPDAGAAVTSAVTVSGVTGNAPSTLKADVNITHTWRGDLVIDLVAPDGTAYRLKNSSSSDSADNVVATYTVNASSEVANGVWKLRVQDIARQDTGRINSFKLTF; the protein is encoded by the coding sequence GTGAGATCCACGCCCAGCCGTCGCGCCACCGCGACCGGCGCTCTGATAGCCGCAGCAGCCCTCATAGCCGTCGCCGTCCCGTCCGGCGCCGCGACCGCCACCTCCGGCCCCGCCTCGGCCCCGCGCGGCGGCATCACCGCCGGCACGAAGGCCGATCCGGGCGCCCTGCCCGCCAAGCTCACGCCCGCCCAGCGCGCGGAGCTGCTCAGCGAGGCGAACGCCACGAAGGCCGCCACCGCCAAGGAGCTCGGTCTCGGGTCCACCGAGAAGCTCGTCGTCCGCGACGTCGCCCAGGACCGCGACGGCACGACGCACACCCGCTACGAGCGCACCCTGGACGGCCTCCCCGTCCTCGGTGGCGACCTCGTGGTCAAGGAGTCCCCGGCCGGGAGGACCGAGGGCGTCAGCAAGGCGTCGAAGGCGACCAGCGCGCAGCTGAAGGCCGTCGGCCTCAGCGCCGACGTGGCCCCGGCCGCCGCCGAGAAGCAGGCGCTCGGCGCGGCGAAGGCCGAGGGTTCGACGGCGAAGAAGGCGAGCCAGGCCCCGCGCAAGGTGGTGTGGCTGGGCGGCGGCTCCCCGCAGCTCGCGTACGAGACCGTGGTCGGCGGACTCCAGCACGACGGCACCCCGAACGAGCTGCACGTGCTCACCGACGCCACCTCGGGCGAGAAGCTCTACGAGTGGCAGGCCGTCCACAACGGCACGGGCAACACGCAGTACAACGGCCAGGTCACCCTGGGCACCGCGCCCTCGTACACCCTGACCGACACGACGCGCGGCAACCACAAGACGTACAACCTGAACCGGGGCACCTCCGGGACCGGCACGCTGTTCTCCGGCCCGGACGACGTCTGGGGCGACGGCACTCCGCAGAACGCCGAGACGGCCGGCGCGGACGCCCACTACGGCGCTGCCGAGACATGGGACTACTACAAGAACGTGCACGGCCGCTCCGGCATCCGCGGTGACGGCGTCGGCGCGTACTCCCGCGTCCACTACGGCAACAACTACGTCAACGCGTTCTGGCAGGACACCTGCTTCTGCATGACGTACGGCGACGGCGACGGCAACGTCAAGCCGCTGACCTCCCTGGACGTGGCCGCGCACGAGATGACGCACGGTCTGACCTCGGTCACGGCCAAGCTGGTCTACAGCGGCGAGTCCGGCGGTCTCAACGAGGCCACCTCCGACATCTTCGCCGCGGGCGTGGAGTTCCACTCCGACACCGCCCAGGATCCGGGCGACTACCTGGTCGGCGAGAAGATCGACATCCGCGGCAACGGCACCCCGCTGCGCTACATGGACAAGCCCTCCAAGGACGGCTCGTCCAAGGACTACTGGTACTCGGGCATCGGCAACGTCGACGTCCACTACTCCTCGGGCCCGGCGAACCACTGGTTCTACCTGCTCTCCGAGGGCAGCGGCGCCAAGACCGTCAACGGCGTCAGCTACGACTCGCCGACCTCCGACGGGCTCCCGGTGACCGGCATCGGCCGGGACAAGGCGCTGCAGATCTGGTTCAAGGCGCTCACCACGAAGTTCACCTCGACGACCAACTACGCCGCCGCCCGCACCGGCACGCTCGCGGTCGCCGGTGAACTGTACGGGGCGACCAGCCCCGAGTACGCGGCCGTGGCCCACGCCTGGGCCGGCATCAACGTGGGCGCCCGCCCCGGCGGCGGCAACCCGGACCCGGGCGGCAAGGTGTTCGAGAACAACACCCCCGTGGACATCCCGGACGCCGGTGCGGCCGTCACCAGCGCGGTCACCGTCTCCGGCGTCACCGGCAACGCGCCGAGCACGCTCAAGGCGGACGTCAACATCACCCACACCTGGCGCGGTGACCTGGTCATCGACCTGGTGGCCCCGGACGGCACCGCCTACCGGCTGAAGAACTCCTCCTCCAGCGACTCCGCGGACAACGTGGTGGCGACCTACACGGTCAACGCCTCGTCCGAGGTGGCCAACGGGGTCTGGAAGCTGAGGGTCCAGGACATCGCACGCCAGGACACCGGACGCATCAACAGCTTCAAGCTCACCTTCTGA
- a CDS encoding TetR/AcrR family transcriptional regulator — protein sequence MNPDRRDRLRDAAIEVLARDGGRGLTHRAVDRAAEVPPGTTKNYFPTRDAVLRAVAERCLEQYLALTARPPAGPGPVDREGLVALFRSLLENVAGPGRARLLAVLELQAEATRRPWLSGILDPMASGDFAGFEQAQRAAGLPVTPPRAAVVTLALHAAVPHLLTNGPGTLAAAGLDDPDRFVRDLLDTVYPPDATT from the coding sequence GTGAATCCGGACCGGCGGGACCGGCTGCGGGACGCGGCGATCGAGGTACTGGCGCGGGACGGCGGGCGCGGGCTGACCCACCGGGCCGTGGACCGGGCCGCCGAGGTGCCGCCGGGCACCACGAAGAACTACTTCCCGACCCGCGACGCGGTGCTGCGCGCGGTGGCGGAGCGCTGCCTGGAGCAGTACCTCGCGCTCACCGCACGGCCGCCGGCCGGTCCGGGGCCGGTGGACCGCGAGGGCCTGGTCGCCCTCTTCCGCTCGCTGCTGGAGAACGTCGCGGGGCCGGGCCGCGCGCGCCTGCTGGCGGTGCTGGAGCTCCAGGCCGAGGCGACCCGGCGCCCCTGGCTGTCCGGCATCCTCGACCCGATGGCGAGCGGCGACTTCGCCGGCTTCGAGCAGGCGCAGCGCGCCGCCGGACTGCCCGTCACACCGCCGCGGGCCGCCGTCGTCACGCTCGCCCTGCACGCCGCGGTCCCGCACCTGCTGACGAACGGTCCCGGCACCCTCGCGGCGGCCGGGCTCGACGACCCGGACCGCTTCGTGCGCGACCTCCTGGACACGGTGTACCCGCCGGACGCGACCACCTGA